In Aphelocoma coerulescens isolate FSJ_1873_10779 chromosome 20, UR_Acoe_1.0, whole genome shotgun sequence, the genomic window GGTGCGGTTTGAAGCAGGCGTGCGGCGCGGATTGGCCGGAGGAGTGTCGGGGAGGCTCGGCGGTGGCCGCGGAGGCGTGGTGACCGCCTTCAAATAGGCAgcccggagccggcggcgcAGCCAGTGCAGAACTGCACAGCTCGGGTTGTCTTTGTCTGCCGTGGGGCCGGGGCGCGGGCAGGGGCAGCATCGCCGCCGCTCTCACTCCGGCCCCGCTCTCACTCCGGCCCCTCTTCTCAGCCGGCGGCACCTGAGCCCCTCGCTGCCCGTGGCGGCCGCccaccccgtgtccctgtgccggCACGGAGGATGCCCGTCGAGGCGCTGCAAGCCGGTGACACCATGAAGGGGGTGACGGTGACGGCGCCTTTCACCTCGGCCATGCCCGTCCGCATCCTCCGCAAAGGGCCCGCATATTTCCGTCGGCACGCCGAGCCGGGGGCCGGGAAGCCCAGCGCAGTGGAGAGGCTGGAGGCCGACAAGGCCAAGTACGTGAAGAGCCAGAGGGTCGCCAGCACCAAGCAGGAGCCGGTGAAGCCACTGCTGCTCAAGCAGCCCCTCTTCACCCCCGGGGTGCGCCGGGCTGTTCTCACCCCCAGCCGCAGGGCACCCCCGGGGCCGCGTCGCGCCGATGCTGCCAGCCCGAAGACCTCCCTTGACCTGGAGATCCTCAACAACCTCATCAACCTCTGTGACAGCCCCTTCCCTAAGGCGGAGAGCCCGCTGGGCAGGGAGTGCAGGTGGCGGGCGGAAGCGCCGGCGGTGGAGGGGGCTGTCAAGCTACCGGAGAGCCCGGCCACCACCAAGCCCCCCGGCAGTGTGGCCGTGCGGAGAGTGGACGTCCGTCCCTGTGGAGCTCCACGGAGCCCAGTGACACCGGTGCCTGCAT contains:
- the FAM110A gene encoding protein FAM110A — its product is MPVEALQAGDTMKGVTVTAPFTSAMPVRILRKGPAYFRRHAEPGAGKPSAVERLEADKAKYVKSQRVASTKQEPVKPLLLKQPLFTPGVRRAVLTPSRRAPPGPRRADAASPKTSLDLEILNNLINLCDSPFPKAESPLGRECRWRAEAPAVEGAVKLPESPATTKPPGSVAVRRVDVRPCGAPRSPVTPVPASPIPGGLPVTPSRSSPARPESARRQPLLHRSKSDLSDRLSRATADLERFFNYCGLDPEEMQDMGAERFARASSDIVSLKFHSVSTASSEGGHSPPSAATPEGRPAERVPYGISIIERNARVIKWLYGLRQAREPQQVSDV